From a single Couchioplanes caeruleus genomic region:
- a CDS encoding cytochrome P450 family protein, with amino-acid sequence MTTTANVDLFDPGFHADPHATYRRLREEAPACRVTIPDRGEVWLLTRHADVLAVLRDDARFSTRAMVSQGADAPAVSPGARGVMALFDSFMSSNDPPDHTRLRALVQKAFTPRLVEEMRGFVQELADRLLDAVHERAAATGDRSMDLIADYAFPLPVTVIMNLLGIPERDREDLRRWSRALARFDRSPAGAEALTGELVPYLDYVRGLLDARRRAPGDDLLSALVAPDRADSLSETELVSMTFGLTFAGHETTTHLLGNSVLALLEHPDQLARLRTDPEAMRWAVEEFLRYDGPIELRRRIALEDAEVGGVLIRRGEVVLVSLAAADRDPAVFDAPDRLDITREDTHHVAFGRGVHACLGAPLARLEAEIALSTLLRRMPDLRLAVPSHELQWKPSGLHLRGLAALPLRF; translated from the coding sequence ATGACGACGACGGCGAATGTCGACCTCTTCGATCCCGGCTTCCACGCGGATCCGCACGCCACCTACCGGCGGTTGCGGGAGGAGGCGCCGGCGTGCCGGGTGACCATTCCGGACCGTGGCGAGGTGTGGCTGCTGACCCGCCACGCGGACGTGCTGGCCGTCCTGCGCGACGACGCCCGCTTCTCGACCCGGGCCATGGTCTCGCAGGGCGCCGACGCGCCCGCCGTCTCCCCGGGCGCGCGCGGCGTGATGGCGCTGTTCGACTCGTTCATGTCCAGCAACGACCCGCCGGACCACACCCGGCTGCGGGCGCTGGTGCAGAAGGCGTTCACGCCCCGGCTCGTCGAGGAGATGCGCGGCTTCGTCCAGGAGCTCGCCGACCGCCTGCTCGACGCGGTGCACGAGCGCGCCGCGGCGACCGGCGACCGCTCGATGGACCTCATCGCCGACTACGCCTTCCCGCTGCCGGTCACGGTCATCATGAACCTGCTCGGCATCCCCGAGCGGGATCGGGAGGACCTGCGGCGCTGGTCCCGCGCGCTGGCCCGGTTCGACCGCAGCCCGGCCGGCGCGGAGGCGCTCACGGGCGAGCTCGTCCCGTACCTCGACTACGTCCGCGGCCTGCTCGACGCCCGGCGGCGGGCGCCCGGCGACGACCTGCTCTCCGCCCTGGTCGCGCCGGACCGGGCCGACTCGCTGTCCGAGACCGAGCTCGTCTCGATGACGTTCGGGCTGACCTTCGCCGGCCACGAGACCACCACCCACCTGCTGGGCAACAGCGTTCTGGCGCTGCTGGAGCACCCCGATCAGCTCGCCCGCCTGCGGACCGATCCGGAGGCGATGCGGTGGGCCGTGGAGGAGTTCCTGCGCTACGACGGCCCGATCGAGCTGCGCCGCCGGATCGCGCTGGAGGACGCCGAGGTGGGCGGGGTGCTGATCCGCCGGGGCGAGGTCGTGCTCGTGTCGCTGGCCGCCGCCGACCGGGACCCCGCGGTCTTCGACGCGCCGGACCGGCTCGACATCACCCGCGAGGACACCCACCACGTGGCGTTCGGCCGGGGCGTGCACGCGTGCCTCGGTGCGCCGCTGGCGCGCCTGGAGGCGGAGATCGCGCTGAGCACCCTGCTGCGCCGGATGCCGGATCTCCGCCTCGCCGTGCCGAGCCACGAGCTGCAGTGGAAGCCGAGCGGCCTGCACCTGCGCGGGCTGGCCGCCCTTCCGCTGCGCTTCTAG
- a CDS encoding VOC family protein, with the protein MLTGARITSLIMYAHDVAESADHYHRRLGLPVLETTPERVRLDAGLLEIWLEPAARHGVRLFGRRDDSSDVVFLTEDLEATRAALESRGVTFERRRSYEVGLVTDFYDPNGHRLMLYQPSAESLTWPSAPKVREVWRRRGRGTDRAIGPASAAAQGPPELTGLSGNPLIYLFMFENDQMAALGFYRDALGLALLERVHCCNQDCDAEIEGIGKYDGGGVLLSTHHMHERTMVFDDLGRPYSPRVFTPAHGQGIAPVFEVGDIEATVTALRANGVGVAGVTGHDAGLFARFEDPFGHPFFLLQPEPLARAGAGESALR; encoded by the coding sequence ATGCTCACCGGCGCCCGGATCACCTCGCTCATCATGTACGCGCACGACGTGGCCGAGTCCGCCGACCACTACCACCGGCGGCTCGGCCTTCCCGTGCTGGAGACCACGCCGGAGCGGGTACGGCTCGACGCCGGGCTCCTCGAGATCTGGCTCGAACCGGCCGCGCGGCACGGCGTACGCCTCTTCGGCCGCCGCGACGACTCCTCGGACGTGGTGTTCTTGACCGAGGACCTCGAGGCGACGCGGGCCGCGCTGGAGTCCCGTGGCGTGACCTTCGAGCGGCGGCGCAGCTACGAGGTCGGGCTGGTGACCGACTTCTACGACCCCAACGGGCACCGGCTGATGCTCTACCAGCCGTCGGCGGAGTCGCTGACCTGGCCGAGCGCGCCGAAGGTCCGCGAGGTGTGGCGCCGCCGCGGCCGGGGCACCGACCGGGCCATCGGGCCGGCGTCCGCTGCGGCGCAGGGACCGCCGGAGCTCACCGGCCTGTCCGGCAACCCGCTGATCTACCTGTTCATGTTCGAGAACGACCAGATGGCGGCGCTCGGCTTCTACCGTGACGCGCTCGGGCTCGCCCTGCTGGAACGCGTGCACTGCTGCAACCAGGACTGCGACGCCGAGATCGAGGGCATCGGCAAGTACGACGGCGGCGGTGTGCTGCTGTCCACCCACCACATGCACGAGCGCACCATGGTCTTCGACGACCTGGGGCGGCCGTACTCGCCGCGGGTGTTCACGCCGGCGCACGGGCAGGGGATCGCGCCCGTGTTCGAGGTCGGCGACATCGAGGCGACGGTCACGGCGCTGCGGGCCAACGGCGTCGGCGTCGCCGGCGTGACCGGGCACGACGCGGGCCTGTTCGCGCGTTTCGAGGACCCGTTCGGCCACCCGTTCTTCCTGCTGCAGCCCGAGCCGCTCGCCCGCGCCGGCGCCGGCGAATCGGCACTCAGGTGA
- a CDS encoding TIGR03619 family F420-dependent LLM class oxidoreductase, with product MDLGVTLPTSGPHAGPDAIVRVAREAEALGYASVWTYERLLCPLGDVPQPGGPPRPLPEHYRTTYEPLETLAYVAAHTRTVRLGTSVLTALFHVPVTLARRLATLDRFSGGRAVAGLGQGWIRQEFTAAGVPPRRRGRGFEEFVAALRAAWGPDPVGFDGDFYRIPPSAVNPKPCRPGGVPVLIGGFAPAAVQRAGRIADGFNPMLVSPEALASAIGRFRAAAAAAGRDPGRLTVAVRANTPMTAEAWDERRPFLGGSPEQIADDLPRAAGMGVDEVLFTNPLQPPVDEQLRLLERLSVRASRVAQPAARAATTP from the coding sequence ATGGACCTCGGTGTCACGCTGCCCACCTCCGGCCCGCACGCCGGTCCCGACGCGATCGTCCGGGTCGCCCGCGAGGCGGAGGCCCTCGGGTACGCCTCGGTGTGGACGTACGAGCGGCTGCTGTGCCCGCTCGGCGACGTGCCGCAGCCCGGTGGCCCGCCGCGTCCGCTGCCCGAGCACTACCGCACGACGTACGAACCGTTGGAGACGCTCGCGTACGTGGCGGCGCACACGCGGACGGTCCGCCTCGGTACGAGCGTGCTGACCGCCCTGTTCCACGTACCCGTGACCCTCGCCCGGCGCCTCGCCACGCTCGACCGGTTCAGCGGCGGACGGGCCGTCGCGGGGCTCGGGCAGGGCTGGATCCGGCAGGAGTTCACGGCCGCGGGCGTGCCCCCGAGGCGCCGCGGCCGCGGGTTCGAGGAGTTCGTGGCGGCGCTGCGCGCGGCCTGGGGTCCGGACCCGGTGGGCTTCGACGGCGACTTCTACCGGATCCCGCCCTCGGCGGTGAACCCCAAGCCGTGCCGGCCGGGCGGCGTGCCCGTGCTCATCGGTGGCTTCGCGCCGGCCGCCGTGCAACGCGCGGGCCGGATCGCGGACGGCTTCAACCCGATGCTGGTCTCGCCGGAGGCGCTGGCGTCGGCGATCGGGCGGTTCCGTGCCGCGGCCGCGGCCGCCGGGCGCGATCCCGGCCGGCTCACCGTCGCCGTCCGCGCCAACACGCCGATGACCGCCGAGGCGTGGGACGAGCGGCGGCCGTTCCTCGGCGGGTCACCGGAGCAGATCGCGGACGACCTGCCCCGGGCCGCCGGGATGGGCGTGGACGAGGTCCTCTTCACCAACCCCCTGCAGCCGCCGGTGGACGAGCAGCTGCGCCTGCTCGAGCGGCTGAGCGTGCGTGCGTCCCGGGTTGCTCAGCCCGCGGCCCGCGCCGCCACGACGCCATAG
- a CDS encoding ester cyclase has protein sequence MPAERNKDLVRRMTEAFNTGDLTVVDELLSADPDPGGGPGAPKTSTDLKRKITALRKAFPDLRYTVDRMAAEGETVAFRWTMTGTHLGPLLRHPPTGRAIEHAGTDLVTFGDGRIVEHYAADNFGDLLAKLGIEPVGSRAG, from the coding sequence ATGCCCGCGGAGCGCAACAAGGATCTGGTCCGCCGGATGACGGAGGCCTTCAACACCGGCGATCTCACGGTCGTCGACGAGCTGCTGAGCGCCGACCCGGATCCCGGGGGCGGACCGGGCGCCCCGAAGACGAGCACCGACCTCAAGCGGAAGATCACGGCGCTCCGGAAGGCCTTCCCGGACCTGCGCTACACCGTCGACAGGATGGCCGCCGAGGGCGAGACCGTGGCGTTCCGGTGGACCATGACCGGCACCCACCTCGGCCCGCTGCTGCGGCATCCACCGACCGGCCGGGCGATCGAGCACGCCGGCACCGACCTGGTGACCTTCGGCGACGGCCGGATCGTCGAGCACTACGCGGCGGACAACTTCGGCGATCTGCTCGCCAAGCTGGGCATCGAACCCGTCGGCTCGCGGGCCGGGTGA
- a CDS encoding VOC family protein, translating into MITGAHAIVYSDKADETRRFLSDVLQLRSVDAGGGWLVFALPPTELAVHPSEGPGGHELYLLCDDLDATMAELGEKGVEFGAVSQQRWGRLSSIKLPGGGDLAIYEPSHPTAF; encoded by the coding sequence ATGATCACCGGTGCCCACGCCATCGTCTACAGCGACAAGGCGGACGAGACCCGCAGGTTCCTCAGCGACGTGCTGCAGCTGCGCTCGGTCGACGCCGGCGGCGGCTGGCTGGTGTTCGCGCTGCCGCCCACCGAGCTGGCCGTGCACCCGAGCGAGGGTCCCGGCGGCCACGAGCTCTACCTGCTCTGCGACGACCTGGACGCCACGATGGCCGAGCTCGGCGAGAAGGGCGTCGAGTTCGGCGCGGTCAGCCAGCAGAGGTGGGGACGGCTGTCGTCGATCAAGCTGCCCGGCGGCGGCGATCTGGCGATCTACGAGCCGAGCCACCCCACCGCCTTCTGA
- a CDS encoding ester cyclase, which yields MPGPARETNREVARQLVASWNEHGETHLPENLLDERAVRFFPHPLGLAARGARPSPSEIALPREAFPDQRYTEEVVIADDTYTFIGWRMEGSHRGRLYGRRAGRGERVHVNGADLIRVADGKIVEHWDYYSKARVHALARTGQLDREMQRQLIRDGLMGRNRRTGRRQPG from the coding sequence ATGCCCGGTCCGGCACGCGAGACCAACCGGGAGGTGGCCCGGCAACTCGTCGCCTCCTGGAACGAACACGGCGAGACACACCTGCCGGAGAACCTGCTCGACGAGCGCGCGGTGCGGTTCTTCCCGCACCCGCTGGGGCTGGCGGCGCGCGGCGCCCGGCCCTCGCCGTCGGAGATCGCCCTGCCCCGCGAGGCGTTCCCCGACCAGCGGTACACCGAGGAGGTGGTGATCGCGGACGACACGTACACGTTCATCGGCTGGCGGATGGAGGGCAGCCACCGCGGCCGGCTGTACGGGCGCCGGGCGGGCCGGGGCGAGCGGGTGCACGTCAACGGCGCCGACCTCATCCGGGTCGCCGACGGCAAGATCGTCGAGCACTGGGACTACTACTCCAAGGCGCGCGTGCACGCCCTGGCCCGTACCGGCCAGCTCGACCGCGAGATGCAGCGCCAGCTGATCCGCGACGGGCTGATGGGCCGCAACCGGCGTACCGGCCGGCGTCAGCCGGGCTGA
- a CDS encoding FAD-dependent oxidoreductase gives MLSDYPHVFSPLRIGPMEVANRIFMPPHGIPLVAPGPHGTRVPSEDFAHYYAARAEAGVALFGHSLSVLPLLGGLPCPAYPESVPSFATVADMVHEHGSRIFGQLHYSTLTSGAWEPLTPRTPVLGASSYQRYERYDTCHELSTAEIAEIIHLYARGAANLSRAGYDGIEIHASHGVLMEHFLSPYFNHRTDGYGGTAAGRMRLLTETLEAVREAAGAHVALGVRMICDERMPGGLTPDDVREILAVLAGRHLIDYADMDIAVEPQQATLMTTPSLIAPLHLRDLVAAVRKDLPPEIAVISSLGRVTSIADAERMLAEGVADMVGAARGLIAEPELVRHAREGREQDSRTCVAVNYCIAGVQHSGSFGCALNPASGRERRWGNASFTPAPRTGKVVVAGAGPAGLEAARVARLRGHEVVVLERAGHPGGQLGLWAALPGREVHARTVSWYERELARLGVEIRTGTPADRATVLGERPDAVVVATGARYAATGESGFLPAAVPGHDQNFVITPEDVLGGRVSPTGTVVVLDDEGLQTGVGVAEVLAGRGAEVHFVTRHPQLVPALVFDGHLPLILQRLARLGVRLRTRTHLRRIDPGAVTLFDVFTDEEETLSGVCAVVMATMRKPRAGLADLLAGEVGQVFLVGDALAPRGLAEATFEGQQFARLIGETDAPRTTMEQLLRPIAAEAFARPAAALRAAADPGRGR, from the coding sequence GTGCTCAGCGACTACCCGCACGTCTTCAGCCCGCTGCGGATCGGCCCGATGGAGGTCGCCAACCGCATCTTCATGCCGCCGCACGGGATCCCGCTGGTCGCGCCCGGGCCGCACGGCACCCGGGTGCCCTCGGAGGACTTCGCCCACTACTACGCCGCGCGCGCCGAGGCCGGCGTGGCACTTTTCGGCCACAGCCTGTCGGTGCTGCCGCTGCTGGGCGGGCTCCCCTGCCCGGCGTACCCGGAGTCGGTGCCGTCGTTCGCCACGGTCGCCGACATGGTCCACGAGCACGGCTCGCGCATCTTCGGCCAGCTGCACTACTCGACGCTGACGTCGGGGGCCTGGGAGCCGCTGACGCCGCGCACGCCGGTGCTCGGCGCCTCCAGCTACCAGCGGTACGAGCGCTACGACACGTGCCACGAGCTGAGCACCGCCGAGATCGCCGAAATCATTCACCTGTACGCCCGGGGCGCCGCGAACCTGAGCCGGGCCGGGTACGACGGGATCGAGATCCACGCCTCGCACGGGGTGCTCATGGAGCATTTCCTGTCGCCGTACTTCAACCACCGCACGGACGGGTACGGGGGCACCGCGGCCGGCCGGATGCGGCTGCTGACCGAGACGCTCGAGGCCGTACGCGAAGCCGCCGGCGCGCACGTGGCGCTGGGCGTACGGATGATCTGCGACGAGCGGATGCCCGGCGGGCTGACCCCGGACGACGTCCGCGAGATCCTCGCCGTGCTGGCCGGGCGGCACCTCATCGACTACGCCGACATGGACATCGCCGTCGAGCCGCAGCAGGCCACGCTGATGACGACGCCGTCGCTGATCGCACCGCTGCACCTGCGGGACCTCGTCGCGGCGGTCCGCAAGGACCTGCCGCCGGAGATCGCGGTGATCAGCTCGCTGGGCCGGGTCACCTCGATCGCCGACGCGGAACGGATGCTGGCCGAGGGCGTGGCCGACATGGTCGGGGCGGCCCGGGGCCTCATCGCGGAGCCCGAGCTCGTCCGGCACGCGCGCGAGGGCCGCGAGCAGGACAGCCGGACGTGCGTGGCCGTCAACTACTGCATCGCCGGCGTGCAGCACTCCGGCTCCTTCGGCTGTGCGCTCAACCCGGCGAGCGGCCGGGAGCGGCGCTGGGGGAACGCGTCGTTCACACCGGCCCCGCGTACGGGAAAGGTCGTCGTGGCCGGCGCCGGACCGGCCGGGCTGGAGGCGGCCCGGGTGGCGCGCCTGCGCGGTCACGAGGTCGTGGTGCTGGAGCGGGCCGGGCACCCCGGGGGCCAGCTCGGCCTGTGGGCGGCCCTCCCCGGCCGTGAGGTGCACGCGCGGACCGTCTCCTGGTACGAGCGCGAGCTGGCCCGCCTCGGCGTCGAGATCCGCACCGGAACGCCGGCCGACCGCGCGACCGTCCTCGGTGAACGCCCCGACGCGGTCGTCGTCGCCACCGGCGCCCGGTACGCCGCCACCGGCGAGAGCGGCTTCCTGCCGGCCGCGGTGCCCGGCCACGACCAGAACTTCGTGATCACGCCGGAGGACGTGCTCGGCGGCCGGGTGTCGCCCACCGGCACCGTCGTCGTGCTGGACGACGAGGGCCTGCAGACCGGCGTCGGCGTGGCGGAGGTGCTGGCCGGCCGTGGCGCGGAGGTGCACTTCGTGACGCGGCATCCGCAGCTGGTCCCGGCCCTGGTCTTCGACGGTCACCTGCCGCTGATCCTGCAGCGGCTGGCACGCCTCGGCGTACGCCTGCGGACCCGTACGCATCTGCGCCGCATCGATCCGGGCGCGGTCACCCTCTTCGACGTCTTCACCGACGAGGAGGAGACGCTGTCCGGCGTCTGCGCCGTGGTGATGGCCACGATGCGCAAGCCGCGGGCCGGCCTGGCCGACCTGCTGGCCGGCGAGGTCGGCCAGGTGTTCCTGGTGGGCGACGCCCTGGCGCCGCGCGGGCTGGCCGAGGCGACGTTCGAGGGGCAGCAGTTCGCCCGGCTGATCGGCGAGACGGACGCGCCGCGGACCACGATGGAGCAGCTGCTGCGCCCGATCGCCGCCGAGGCGTTCGCCCGTCCCGCGGCGGCGCTGCGGGCCGCCGCGGATCCGGGCCGGGGGCGCTAG
- a CDS encoding cytochrome P450 family protein gives MTGLRTFDILDPAFKADPYSRYARLRDDEPAARVVLPDGREAWLLTRYADVSAVLMDRDRFSTRSFLGQIDEGPALPPHVRGVYMLFNEIMLGKDPPEHTRLRKLVQKAFTARLVEGLRPNVQRLADRLLDAVEERAAATGERTMDVIADFAFPIPVTIIMDLLGVPEERRADIRRWSTALAAFDGSLELAERIAPEVDMFIDYLRELTARKRRDPADDLISALVHVEEDGDRLSEDDLLAMVYVLIFAGHETTLHLIGNGTLALLTHPGQPDLLRRDPGLLRGAVEELLRFDPSVEVPRARVALADVELAGVTIRRGDVVLVSIASANRDPRAIPGGDTLDVTRAGTHHLTFGKGIHVCVGAPLARVEGQVAFATLLRRMPALALAVDPAELTYRPGGIFLRGLSALPVTF, from the coding sequence ATGACCGGACTCAGAACCTTCGACATCCTCGATCCCGCCTTCAAGGCCGATCCGTACAGCCGGTACGCGCGCCTGCGCGACGACGAGCCCGCGGCCCGGGTCGTGCTGCCCGACGGGCGCGAGGCGTGGCTGCTGACCCGCTACGCCGACGTGTCGGCGGTGCTCATGGACCGCGACCGGTTCAGCACCCGGTCGTTCCTGGGCCAGATCGACGAGGGCCCGGCGCTGCCGCCGCACGTTCGCGGGGTCTACATGCTGTTCAACGAGATCATGCTGGGCAAGGACCCGCCGGAGCACACCCGGCTGCGCAAGCTCGTCCAGAAGGCGTTCACCGCGCGGCTCGTCGAGGGGCTGCGGCCCAACGTCCAGCGGCTGGCCGACCGGCTGCTCGACGCGGTCGAGGAGCGCGCCGCGGCCACCGGCGAGCGCACGATGGACGTGATCGCCGACTTCGCGTTCCCCATCCCGGTCACGATCATCATGGACCTGCTCGGCGTGCCCGAGGAGCGGCGGGCGGACATCCGGCGCTGGTCCACCGCGCTGGCCGCCTTCGACGGCAGCCTGGAGCTCGCCGAGCGGATCGCGCCCGAGGTCGACATGTTCATCGACTACCTGCGGGAGCTGACCGCGCGGAAGCGGCGGGACCCGGCCGACGACCTGATCAGCGCGCTGGTGCACGTCGAGGAGGACGGCGACCGGCTCTCCGAGGACGACCTGCTCGCGATGGTCTACGTGCTGATCTTCGCCGGGCACGAGACGACGCTGCATCTGATCGGCAACGGCACGCTGGCCCTGCTGACCCATCCCGGGCAGCCGGACCTGCTGCGCCGCGATCCGGGGCTGCTGCGCGGCGCGGTCGAGGAGCTGCTGCGCTTCGACCCGTCGGTGGAGGTGCCGCGGGCGCGTGTCGCGCTGGCGGACGTCGAGCTGGCCGGCGTCACGATCCGCCGCGGCGACGTGGTGCTGGTGTCGATCGCCAGCGCCAACCGCGATCCGCGGGCGATCCCCGGTGGCGACACGCTCGACGTGACCCGTGCCGGGACCCACCACCTGACGTTCGGCAAGGGCATCCACGTCTGCGTCGGCGCGCCGCTGGCCCGGGTCGAGGGACAGGTCGCCTTCGCGACGCTGCTGCGCCGCATGCCCGCCTTGGCGCTCGCGGTCGACCCGGCGGAGCTGACCTACCGCCCGGGCGGCATCTTCCTGCGGGGACTCTCCGCGCTGCCGGTGACCTTCTGA
- a CDS encoding methyltransferase encodes MEESPGAALSRILLGNRVQQAVHVAAKFRIADLVADGPRTAPDLAAAAGLHAGALYRLLRVLAGYGVFAEDEQGRFGLTPIANLLRTGTRESKHAFALWSGPPSYELFGSLDHSVRTGEPAFDELFGCEFYEYLTRNPEHGAVFDEFMARQSAPMGPVLAARDLPAGATVVDVGGGRGELIAAVLAAHPDARGVLYDTERALERAPEVLSRAGVSDRCRTVAGDYLESVPAGGDVYLLKSIVHGFADAEAASVLANCRKAMAADGRVWIVEFVLPPGNIPSPGKLMDLLMLVGSHGGRERSEAEFRELCADAGLELTGVDVTRYGYGVVAARAAG; translated from the coding sequence ATGGAGGAGTCCCCCGGCGCGGCGCTGAGCCGCATCCTGCTGGGTAACCGCGTTCAGCAGGCGGTGCACGTCGCGGCGAAGTTCCGCATCGCCGACCTGGTGGCCGACGGCCCGCGGACCGCGCCGGACCTCGCCGCCGCGGCCGGCCTGCACGCCGGGGCCCTGTACCGGCTGCTGCGGGTGCTGGCCGGGTACGGCGTCTTCGCCGAGGACGAGCAGGGGCGCTTCGGCCTCACCCCGATCGCCAACCTGCTGCGGACGGGCACCCGCGAGTCCAAGCACGCCTTCGCCCTGTGGTCCGGTCCTCCGAGCTACGAGCTGTTCGGCTCCCTGGACCACAGCGTGCGTACCGGCGAGCCCGCCTTCGACGAGCTGTTCGGCTGCGAGTTCTACGAGTACCTGACCCGCAACCCGGAGCACGGCGCGGTCTTCGACGAGTTCATGGCGCGTCAGAGCGCCCCGATGGGTCCGGTGCTCGCCGCCCGGGACCTGCCGGCGGGCGCCACCGTCGTGGACGTGGGCGGCGGCCGGGGCGAGCTCATCGCCGCGGTGCTCGCCGCGCACCCGGACGCCCGTGGCGTGCTGTACGACACCGAGCGCGCCCTGGAACGGGCGCCGGAAGTGCTGAGCCGGGCCGGGGTGTCCGACCGGTGCCGCACGGTGGCCGGCGACTACCTGGAGTCCGTGCCGGCCGGCGGCGACGTCTACCTGCTCAAGAGCATCGTGCACGGGTTCGCCGACGCGGAGGCCGCCTCGGTGCTGGCCAACTGCCGCAAGGCGATGGCGGCCGACGGTCGGGTGTGGATCGTCGAGTTCGTCCTGCCGCCCGGCAACATCCCCTCCCCCGGCAAGTTGATGGACCTGCTCATGCTGGTGGGCAGCCACGGCGGCCGGGAGCGCAGCGAGGCGGAGTTCCGGGAGCTCTGCGCCGACGCCGGGCTGGAGCTGACCGGCGTCGACGTGACCCGGTACGGCTATGGCGTCGTGGCGGCGCGGGCCGCGGGCTGA
- a CDS encoding ester cyclase gives MSDEPEPQEISQPVHTAEEAHNLEVTRAMVNAYSTGDRSVVAQFVDPELRSNSPRPAGTQRLENEIDLQKSSFGDITFREEVTIADGDKVFLAWVATGTDTGGIFGRPPTGLQFELHGGEVIRFRNGLIVEHWDHWLKPRLESLILIDALDDDVIASLRSGGML, from the coding sequence ATGTCAGACGAGCCGGAACCGCAGGAGATTTCCCAACCAGTACACACCGCAGAAGAGGCGCATAATCTCGAGGTCACCCGGGCCATGGTCAATGCCTATTCGACCGGCGACAGAAGCGTCGTCGCCCAGTTCGTGGATCCGGAGCTGCGCAGCAATTCTCCCCGGCCGGCGGGGACCCAGCGCCTGGAGAACGAGATCGACCTCCAGAAGAGCTCGTTCGGGGACATCACGTTCCGTGAGGAAGTGACGATCGCCGACGGCGACAAGGTGTTCCTGGCGTGGGTGGCGACCGGGACGGACACCGGCGGGATCTTCGGCAGACCGCCCACCGGACTGCAGTTCGAACTGCACGGCGGTGAGGTGATCCGGTTCCGCAACGGCCTCATCGTCGAGCACTGGGACCACTGGCTCAAGCCGCGGCTGGAGTCCCTGATCCTCATCGACGCCCTCGACGACGACGTGATCGCAAGCCTGCGCTCCGGCGGAATGCTCTGA
- a CDS encoding MmcQ/YjbR family DNA-binding protein, with the protein MTKDELLAHCLAKPGAWVDQPWEGDTVVKVGPKIFAFFGSGGGAETHGSVGVKCGPNRDTADEWLKRYPQDASVMAYIGRSGWNDLRFGGAIPDDEVLEAVDESYRLIVSKLPKKDRPA; encoded by the coding sequence GTGACGAAGGACGAGTTGCTGGCGCACTGCCTGGCGAAACCCGGGGCGTGGGTGGACCAGCCGTGGGAGGGCGACACGGTGGTCAAGGTCGGTCCGAAGATCTTCGCCTTCTTCGGCTCGGGCGGCGGCGCCGAGACCCACGGCAGCGTGGGCGTCAAGTGCGGGCCCAACCGGGACACCGCGGACGAGTGGCTGAAGCGCTACCCGCAGGACGCCTCGGTGATGGCCTACATCGGCCGGTCGGGGTGGAACGATCTGCGCTTCGGCGGGGCGATCCCGGACGACGAGGTGCTGGAGGCGGTCGACGAGTCGTACCGCCTGATCGTCTCGAAACTGCCCAAGAAGGACCGTCCGGCGTAG